In a single window of the Terriglobus roseus genome:
- a CDS encoding sigma 54-interacting transcriptional regulator, which yields MTQLTSATLRQRLVGESQVIRDVREHIAQAATVNMPVLLVGETGTGKHTAAQLLHEMSKRHGRPFLHRLCLKTFATDFEEELLGIEEGYSRAHPRGKQGLFELSDNGSLFLDKIEDLDLRIQSVLLNVLHDSGSTRLGGTKWHPLDLRLISSTECDLAHEVAAGRFQADLMFRISTLCISMPPLRNRPEDIAPLVTHFLKGFAHYHGVHTHPVSPSAMTLMERYSWPGNIRELENLVSQYATFGDERFIIDHLRAQHEDDPGPFDSIIDTHTPLRLQTQRVMRNLERRIILTVLQANNWNRKKAARTLDISYRALLYKIKAANIPPIRRHSSGLTQKGKS from the coding sequence GTGACCCAGTTGACTTCAGCGACGCTTCGACAACGCCTGGTCGGAGAATCACAGGTCATACGTGATGTGCGGGAGCACATTGCCCAGGCAGCTACCGTCAACATGCCGGTCCTGCTAGTTGGCGAGACTGGAACAGGCAAGCACACTGCAGCACAGCTGCTCCACGAGATGAGTAAGCGACACGGTCGCCCCTTCCTGCACCGCCTGTGCCTGAAAACATTTGCGACGGACTTCGAAGAAGAACTGCTGGGGATTGAAGAGGGATACTCCCGCGCGCATCCTCGCGGGAAGCAGGGCCTGTTTGAGCTGTCCGACAATGGATCACTTTTCCTGGACAAGATCGAAGATCTTGATCTCCGCATTCAATCGGTATTGCTCAATGTCCTGCACGACAGCGGCTCCACGCGACTAGGCGGAACGAAGTGGCACCCGCTCGATCTGCGCCTCATCTCTTCGACGGAATGCGACCTGGCCCACGAAGTGGCGGCCGGCCGCTTCCAGGCCGATCTTATGTTTCGCATCAGCACACTATGTATCAGCATGCCGCCCTTGCGGAACCGGCCAGAAGATATCGCTCCGCTGGTCACACATTTCCTGAAGGGCTTCGCTCACTACCACGGTGTGCATACGCACCCTGTCTCGCCGTCAGCAATGACCCTGATGGAACGGTATTCATGGCCGGGTAACATCCGCGAGCTGGAAAATCTGGTGAGTCAGTACGCGACGTTCGGCGATGAGCGCTTCATCATCGACCACCTGCGCGCCCAGCACGAAGATGACCCGGGCCCCTTTGATTCCATCATCGACACACACACGCCCCTGCGGTTACAGACGCAGCGTGTCATGCGCAATCTGGAACGACGCATCATCCTGACGGTACTGCAAGCCAATAACTGGAATCGCAAGAAGGCCGCACGCACGCTGGATATCAGTTATCGCGCGCTGCTGTACAAGATCAAGGCTGCGAACATCCCGCCGATTCGTAGGCACTCCAGCGGCCTCACACAGAAAGGCAAATCATGA